In the Enterococcus saigonensis genome, one interval contains:
- a CDS encoding aldo/keto reductase: MADVQIGKSQVYASTLGLGTNKVGGHNLFKNLDDEVGKDVIRAALRNGITMLDTAYAYGFGQSEKLIGEVLQEDEFDRARVIIATKAAHIPGDESKMDNSPEFLKNAVEDALKRLQTEYIDIFYIHFPDDTTPKNEAVAALHELKEAGKIRAIGVSNFSLAQIKEANLAGYVDVVEDNYNLLHREAETELFPYLDKHHISFIPYFPLASGLLSGKYTATQKFDQQDPRSKKDDFTGERYQKIIATMAEIKVIAQRNDASVPQLILAWYLKNPHIAAVIPGARNVEQMLANAKATDIRISHDDYELIDDLFRF; the protein is encoded by the coding sequence ATGGCAGATGTACAAATTGGTAAATCACAAGTTTACGCTTCAACGTTAGGACTTGGTACAAACAAAGTGGGTGGGCACAATCTTTTTAAAAATTTGGATGACGAAGTAGGAAAAGACGTTATACGGGCCGCATTACGTAATGGAATTACTATGCTCGATACTGCTTATGCTTATGGTTTTGGTCAATCCGAAAAATTAATTGGAGAAGTACTGCAAGAAGATGAATTTGATCGGGCGCGGGTAATTATCGCCACTAAAGCAGCTCATATTCCTGGTGATGAAAGCAAAATGGACAATAGTCCTGAATTTTTAAAAAATGCGGTAGAAGATGCTTTAAAGCGACTCCAAACAGAATACATTGATATTTTCTACATTCACTTTCCAGATGATACTACACCTAAAAATGAAGCCGTAGCCGCTTTACATGAATTAAAAGAAGCGGGTAAAATTCGCGCCATTGGTGTTTCTAATTTTTCTTTAGCTCAAATAAAAGAAGCAAATTTAGCAGGTTATGTTGATGTTGTAGAAGACAATTATAACTTACTGCATCGCGAGGCTGAAACAGAATTATTTCCTTATTTAGACAAACATCACATCAGTTTTATTCCTTATTTTCCACTAGCTTCTGGTCTATTGTCAGGAAAATACACTGCCACTCAAAAATTCGATCAACAAGACCCGAGAAGTAAAAAAGACGATTTTACGGGTGAACGTTATCAAAAAATTATTGCAACAATGGCAGAAATAAAAGTTATTGCTCAACGCAATGATGCTTCTGTACCTCAATTGATTTTGGCTTGGTATTTAAAAAATCCACATATTGCGGCTGTAATCCCAGGGGCTCGTAATGTGGAACAAATGCTTGCTAACGCCAAAGCAACAGATATTCGTATCTCTCATGACGATTATGAGTTAATCGATGATTTATTCCGCTTTTAA
- a CDS encoding acyl-CoA thioesterase → MEKYPGYLRRPHYYETDQMQIIHHSNYIRWFEEARVDLLEHLGLPYHVLEESGIIVPVLGVSCQYKEMIRYTDAVKIHVTVEKYTGTRLNFAYCITPVTDESKILTTGTSQHCFLQGNSGRLVHLKKANPVFHQLFSDYAAL, encoded by the coding sequence ATGGAAAAATACCCAGGATACTTGCGTCGGCCCCACTATTACGAAACTGACCAAATGCAAATTATTCATCATTCAAATTATATCCGTTGGTTTGAAGAAGCCCGGGTTGATTTACTGGAACATTTAGGCTTGCCTTACCACGTTTTAGAAGAAAGTGGCATCATTGTGCCGGTGTTAGGGGTAAGCTGTCAATACAAAGAGATGATCCGCTATACTGATGCGGTAAAAATTCACGTTACAGTGGAAAAATATACCGGAACACGCCTAAATTTTGCCTATTGCATTACACCTGTAACAGATGAAAGTAAAATTTTAACCACAGGAACTAGCCAACACTGCTTCTTACAAGGCAATAGTGGACGGTTGGTTCATTTAAAAAAAGCGAATCCAGTGTTTCACCAACTTTTCAGTGATTATGCTGCATTATAA
- a CDS encoding S-ribosylhomocysteine lyase, which produces MKMNVESFNLDHTKVKAPYVRVADRKTGGNGDKIIKYDVRFKQPNKEHMEMKSLHSLEHLTAELIRNHADYIVDWSPMGCQTGFYLTVLNHDDYEEILDVLKKTMVDVLEATEVPASNEKQCGWAANHTLAGAQELAREFLAKEDEWSQVFEKE; this is translated from the coding sequence ATGAAGATGAATGTTGAAAGTTTCAATTTAGACCACACTAAAGTTAAGGCACCATATGTTCGCGTTGCTGATCGCAAAACTGGGGGTAATGGTGATAAGATTATTAAGTATGATGTTCGCTTTAAACAGCCGAATAAAGAACACATGGAAATGAAAAGTCTACATTCTTTGGAACACTTAACGGCAGAATTAATTCGGAATCATGCTGATTATATTGTTGACTGGTCCCCAATGGGATGCCAAACAGGTTTTTATTTAACGGTTTTAAACCATGATGATTATGAGGAAATTTTAGATGTTTTGAAAAAGACGATGGTAGATGTATTAGAAGCAACAGAAGTTCCCGCAAGTAATGAAAAACAATGTGGCTGGGCGGCAAATCATACGCTAGCAGGTGCCCAAGAACTCGCACGAGAATTTTTAGCCAAAGAAGACGAATGGTCACAAGTTTTTGAAAAAGAATAA
- a CDS encoding class I SAM-dependent methyltransferase, giving the protein MGLEFIPIFKEWADEYDETVAGHDPEYADVFLGYEEMLKMITEKSGQTVLEFGSGTGNLTLALLNAGKDVYPVEPSVEMRALAQSKPELATVEFLAGDMENFPLPNRNIDTIAANFVFHHLNGIEKKRALKKYAALLPQGGKVIIGDTMFVSQLRFDAIITAAIAAGKQTLASDLQREYYPLLPDLENYFHEAGFAVKFWQINTFAWIAEAVKK; this is encoded by the coding sequence ATGGGGTTAGAATTTATACCGATTTTTAAAGAATGGGCAGATGAATACGATGAAACCGTTGCGGGTCATGATCCAGAGTATGCCGATGTTTTTTTAGGCTATGAAGAAATGTTAAAAATGATTACTGAAAAATCTGGTCAAACTGTGCTAGAATTTGGCAGTGGTACGGGGAATTTGACCTTGGCCTTGTTAAATGCCGGTAAAGATGTTTATCCGGTGGAACCCTCCGTTGAAATGCGGGCATTGGCTCAAAGTAAACCAGAGCTTGCAACGGTTGAATTTTTAGCTGGAGACATGGAAAATTTTCCCTTACCCAATCGGAATATAGATACCATTGCGGCTAATTTTGTCTTTCACCACTTAAACGGAATTGAGAAAAAACGCGCGTTAAAAAAATATGCTGCACTATTACCTCAAGGAGGCAAAGTAATTATCGGTGATACGATGTTTGTTTCACAGCTACGTTTTGATGCGATTATTACAGCTGCTATTGCTGCTGGAAAGCAAACATTGGCTTCAGATTTACAAAGAGAATATTATCCTTTACTGCCAGATTTAGAAAACTATTTTCACGAGGCTGGTTTTGCGGTAAAATTTTGGCAGATTAACACCTTTGCCTGGATTGCAGAAGCTGTAAAAAAATAA
- a CDS encoding cystathionine gamma-synthase yields the protein MHLNTKLIHGGISTDPITGAVSVPIYQTSTYKQDAVGKPKGYEYSRSGNPTRFALEELIADLEGGVRGFAFASGLAGIHAVLSLFNPGDHILLGDDVYGGTFRLLAQVFEKNGLTYTTIDTSDLSNIAENVQKNTKALYLETPSNPLLKITDLKGATTLAKANNLITIVDNTFATPYFQQPLNLGADIVVHSGTKYLGGHSDVVSGLVTTNVAELAEKIGFLQNAIGAVLGPQDSWLMQRGIKTLGVRMREHQRNALKVAEFLQSHPAVAKVYYPGLNTHPGFEIAQKQMQGFSGMVSFELSAEEKTTAWVESLDLFTLGESLGGVESLVEVPAVMTHASIPKDKREEAGIKDGLVRLSVGLEDKRDLLADLSKAFEKVGL from the coding sequence ATGCATCTCAATACAAAACTTATTCATGGGGGTATTAGCACAGATCCTATTACCGGTGCAGTAAGTGTACCCATTTATCAAACCTCTACGTACAAGCAAGATGCTGTTGGCAAACCAAAAGGATACGAGTATTCCCGCTCAGGTAATCCTACTCGTTTTGCCTTAGAAGAATTAATTGCAGATTTAGAAGGTGGGGTTAGAGGCTTTGCTTTTGCTTCTGGGCTAGCAGGAATTCACGCAGTTTTATCTTTGTTTAATCCGGGAGATCATATTTTATTAGGCGATGATGTTTATGGCGGGACGTTTCGTTTACTAGCACAAGTTTTTGAAAAAAATGGTCTAACATATACCACCATTGACACGAGTGATTTAAGTAATATTGCTGAAAATGTTCAAAAAAACACGAAGGCCCTCTATTTAGAAACGCCGAGTAATCCACTTTTAAAAATTACAGATTTAAAAGGTGCTACAACTCTTGCCAAAGCCAACAATTTAATCACCATTGTAGACAATACTTTTGCCACACCGTATTTTCAACAACCCTTAAACTTGGGCGCAGATATTGTTGTGCATAGTGGTACAAAATATCTAGGAGGGCATAGTGATGTCGTTTCGGGATTGGTTACGACTAATGTTGCTGAATTAGCCGAAAAAATCGGTTTCTTACAAAATGCGATTGGAGCCGTTTTAGGTCCTCAAGATAGCTGGTTAATGCAACGAGGAATTAAAACGTTGGGCGTACGAATGCGAGAGCATCAGCGAAATGCGCTAAAAGTAGCTGAATTTTTGCAAAGTCATCCGGCTGTTGCAAAAGTTTATTATCCAGGTCTTAACACTCATCCGGGCTTTGAGATTGCGCAAAAGCAAATGCAGGGATTTTCTGGAATGGTTTCTTTTGAATTGTCAGCAGAAGAAAAAACGACTGCGTGGGTGGAAAGTCTAGACTTATTTACCTTAGGAGAAAGTTTAGGAGGGGTTGAAAGTTTGGTCGAAGTACCGGCTGTAATGACACACGCCTCGATTCCAAAAGACAAGCGAGAAGAAGCTGGAATCAAGGATGGATTGGTTCGTCTATCTGTTGGTTTAGAAGACAAAAGAGATTTACTAGCAGACTTAAGTAAAGCTTTTGAAAAGGTGGGATTGTAA
- a CDS encoding PLP-dependent cysteine synthase family protein, with translation MIVNQIDELIGKTPMIRFTHEQLPLPYGTEILAKLEFLNPGGSIKDRLGQFLIQKALQDGRLQVGGTLIEPTAGNTGIGLALAAQPYQIQTIFVVPEKFSLEKQALMQALGAKIIHTPTSNGMSGAIKKARELAAEIPNSYLPLQFENKENPQAYYETLGPEIAAEFPSGLTAFVAGVGSGGTFAGTGAYLQEKSPEILLYGVEPVGSILNGGKSHSHEIEGIGVEFIPPFFSELTVSGYETISDDLGFKYTRKLAKEFGILAGSSSGAALAAAINVAQKLPVGSLIATIFPDAGDRYLSKEIYKRLNY, from the coding sequence ATGATTGTAAATCAGATTGATGAATTAATTGGCAAAACACCAATGATACGGTTTACTCATGAACAACTTCCATTGCCCTATGGTACAGAAATTTTGGCTAAGTTAGAATTTTTAAATCCTGGGGGGAGTATTAAAGATCGGTTAGGTCAATTTTTAATTCAAAAAGCGTTACAAGATGGTCGGCTACAAGTAGGTGGTACGTTGATTGAACCGACAGCAGGCAATACAGGAATTGGGTTAGCACTTGCGGCACAGCCGTATCAGATTCAAACGATTTTTGTAGTACCGGAAAAATTCAGTTTAGAAAAACAAGCTTTAATGCAGGCGCTGGGAGCTAAAATTATTCATACGCCAACTTCAAATGGAATGAGTGGTGCAATCAAAAAAGCCAGGGAATTAGCAGCAGAAATTCCCAACAGTTATTTGCCATTGCAGTTTGAAAATAAAGAAAATCCGCAAGCTTACTATGAAACCTTAGGCCCGGAAATTGCTGCCGAGTTTCCAAGCGGCTTGACTGCTTTTGTAGCAGGAGTCGGCTCAGGGGGGACTTTTGCTGGAACAGGAGCTTACTTGCAAGAAAAATCTCCTGAAATTTTGTTGTATGGTGTAGAACCAGTAGGCTCTATTTTAAACGGTGGAAAAAGTCATAGTCATGAAATTGAAGGCATTGGGGTAGAATTTATCCCGCCATTTTTTAGCGAGTTGACAGTGTCAGGGTACGAAACGATTAGTGATGACTTGGGTTTCAAATACACACGTAAATTAGCTAAAGAATTCGGCATTTTGGCCGGTAGTTCTAGTGGTGCAGCTCTAGCTGCAGCAATAAACGTAGCGCAAAAGTTGCCAGTTGGTAGTTTGATTGCGACGATTTTTCCTGATGCAGGCGATCGTTATTTATCAAAAGAAATTTACAAGCGACTGAATTATTAG
- a CDS encoding LPXTG cell wall anchor domain-containing protein, giving the protein MKKILGILAFMALLGIQTVYAAEDNTAASVSESKTMITSDQKQTTQTTSSSETAIREVTTNATTNAVEVGEAIKTGIEEQTGIKSVADSETVNQNVVEIKKELASGQYTITPEQLANYTDEQLDDALQLFTRINQDFYGMDLSAYVRLLTALYQDKTVDVSTALAALSFDATGLSLTELKNQVDALENYLQTVYPSNSSFISIRQLSRDELLAILNFVTPLQAKMLAEEDRFFPGIIAWIARYASEGIPQPRNELVKPAVTTTTTTSFVEATTVQSSVTTKADPKKEQTGILPKMGDNPMFYLSIIGVLVIVIAGFIYYRRKRNKRD; this is encoded by the coding sequence GTGAAAAAAATATTAGGGATTTTAGCTTTCATGGCACTATTAGGGATTCAAACTGTATACGCCGCTGAAGACAATACAGCAGCAAGTGTAAGTGAAAGTAAAACGATGATAACAAGTGATCAAAAACAAACGACACAAACTACCTCCTCATCAGAGACAGCAATTCGTGAAGTAACAACGAATGCGACAACTAATGCTGTTGAAGTGGGGGAAGCAATCAAAACTGGCATTGAAGAACAAACTGGAATCAAATCTGTTGCAGATAGTGAAACTGTTAATCAAAATGTAGTTGAAATAAAAAAAGAATTAGCAAGCGGGCAATATACGATTACACCAGAACAATTGGCAAATTACACAGATGAACAGCTTGATGATGCATTACAGCTATTTACTCGTATAAATCAAGATTTTTATGGCATGGATCTTAGTGCCTACGTCCGTCTATTAACTGCTTTGTACCAAGATAAAACAGTAGATGTCTCTACTGCTCTAGCCGCCCTAAGTTTTGATGCGACTGGTTTATCTCTGACAGAATTGAAAAATCAAGTGGATGCATTAGAAAATTATTTGCAAACTGTTTATCCTAGTAATAGTAGCTTTATTTCGATTCGGCAGTTAAGTCGTGATGAATTGCTTGCAATTTTAAATTTTGTGACACCCTTACAAGCAAAAATGTTGGCTGAGGAAGATCGATTTTTTCCAGGGATTATCGCTTGGATTGCGCGCTATGCTTCTGAAGGAATCCCACAACCCCGCAATGAACTAGTAAAGCCTGCTGTGACGACTACGACAACAACCTCTTTTGTGGAAGCGACAACCGTGCAGTCTTCTGTAACAACTAAAGCAGATCCTAAAAAAGAACAAACTGGTATTTTACCAAAAATGGGCGACAATCCCATGTTTTACCTCTCTATTATCGGTGTTTTGGTAATTGTTATTGCGGGCTTTATTTATTATCGACGTAAAAGAAATAAACGAGACTAA